The genome window AGGAGGTCGGAGCCTGCCTTCGTGGACGAATACGGACTCGACGGGTTGTAGGGCGTGTCCTCGGTGAAGCGGGCGGGGTCGTCGAGTTCGAGGTCGCCGTACACCTCGTCGGTGGAGATGTGGTGGAACCGGATGCCCGTGCGGCGCGCGGCCTCGAGGAGCGTGAACGTCCCGATGAGGTTGGTCTCGACGAACGGCGCCGGGCCGGTCAGTGAGTTGTCGTTGTGGGATTCTGCCGCATAGTGCACGACCGCATCGTGGTCGGCGAACAGGTCGCCGACCAGGTCCGCGTCGCAGATGTCCCCCTCGACGAGGGTGAAGCGATCCTCGGGCAGGCCGCTCAACGAGGCCCGATCGCCGGCGTAGGTCAGCTTGTCGAGCACCGTCACGGTGTCGTCGGTGTTGTCAAGAACGTAGTGGACGAAGTTGGAGCCGATGAACCCGGCGCCTCCGGTAACCAAGAGCTTTCGCATCCGCCAATACTACTGGTCGTCGCCGTGACAGATTTGGCAGGAGATGGCGACATGGCGGACACTAGACAGCATGCGTGGCATTATTCTCGCCGGAGGCACAGGCTCCCGGCTGCACCCGATCACTCTCGGCGTCTCCAAGCAGCTGGTCCCGGTGTACGACAAGCCGATGATCTACTACCCGCTGACCACGCTCATGCTGGCGGGGATCCGCGACATCCTCATCATCACCACGCCGCACGACGCCGATCAGTTCCAGCGTCTCCTCGGCGACGGGTCGAGGTTCGGCGTGTCGATCACCTACGTGCAGCAGCACTCTCCCGACGGGCTCGCGCAGGCATTCACGCTCGGCGCGGATCACATCGGAAACGACACGGCCGCGCTCGTGCTCGGAGACAACATCTTCTACGGGCAGGGGATGGGCTCGCACCTGCGCGAGTACACGAACCTCAGTGGAGCGGCGGTCTTCGGCTACTGGGTGGCCGACCCCACCGCGTACGGCGTCGTCGAGTTCGATGCTCAGGGGCGTGCACTGTCCATCGAGGAGAAGCCGACAGTGCCGAAGAGCAACTACGCGATTCCCGGGCTCTACTTCTACGACAACGATGTCGTCGAGATCGCGAAGGATCTGAAGCCCTCCGCCCGTGGCGAGCTCGAGATCACGGACCTGAACCGCGTCTACCTGGATCGCGGCGATCTGAAGGTTCAGATCCTCCCGCGCGGAACCGCCTGGCTCGACACCGGGACCTTCGATTCGCTCAGCGAGGCCACGGAGTTCATCCGCACCGTGCAGAAGCGTCAGGGGCTCTCCATCGGCTGCCCCGAAGAGGTGGCGTGGCGAATGGGGTTCCTCACCGACGACGAGCTGCGCGAGCGGGCCGAACCGCTGGTGAAGAGCGGCTATGGCAAGTACCTGCTCGAGGTCCTCGAGCACGGCGCGATCCGCTGATCGGACGTCGCGGGTGGCGCGCGCCGA of Microbacterium sp. LWH13-1.2 contains these proteins:
- the rfbA gene encoding glucose-1-phosphate thymidylyltransferase RfbA: MRGIILAGGTGSRLHPITLGVSKQLVPVYDKPMIYYPLTTLMLAGIRDILIITTPHDADQFQRLLGDGSRFGVSITYVQQHSPDGLAQAFTLGADHIGNDTAALVLGDNIFYGQGMGSHLREYTNLSGAAVFGYWVADPTAYGVVEFDAQGRALSIEEKPTVPKSNYAIPGLYFYDNDVVEIAKDLKPSARGELEITDLNRVYLDRGDLKVQILPRGTAWLDTGTFDSLSEATEFIRTVQKRQGLSIGCPEEVAWRMGFLTDDELRERAEPLVKSGYGKYLLEVLEHGAIR